The window ATTCCTGAACAATACCGCAGGAGGAGCAAATCAGATTGCCGGAAACATCGTCGCGGAAGAGCGACCTGCCGCTGCAATTCTTGCAGGAGCCCGACATCGGAGAGACAAGGTTGGAGGCAATAAATTCAATGCATCAGCTTGAGCGTTTCctgaagatgaaaattataaaccGCTGCGGTGATTTCGCCGAAGAACGATACGGTGGTGAAGAAAATTTCAGCGATTTGAGCGAAGTGCGAACCCTAAGAAACATCCCTCTTCCAGCGGCATTACGGAGTTGGGGAGTGTCGTGTGACTATGCGGAAGATCAGCGGGAAAGAGCTGCATTTCGAAAATGGGCCGCATGTCTCAACTGAACTGCACGTGGGCCCAAACAAAGCCATATTGGGCCTTCTAGTGACTTTATTGGGCTTGTTGAATATAAAAGGCCGCCGATGACTGCCACGTAGgctaaactaataaaaatatttttgaaatttcaactttaaataatattctttaaatttttaaagaaatttataaaacacATACTATTTTTGGATGGAAAtctattatgtttaaaaaataatcttaaaattttaaagtatttcaaaataataatatattgcaaattcttaaaaaatttaaaaaaggcATTTACcgttcaaaataatatatatatatatactcacaaaattttaaaagttcaaaattttttttaccgtcAATATATGGACGAAAACCGTCTATCTATaccttataaattatttacaaactaccttataaattatttacaaatgttttaatgttattttggaAAGTTTacaaatactttttaattcttaattaaaaaaaaaagtttaaagggtgtttttggtattttaaaaataaaagtttgaagGGTGTTTttggtattaatgaaacttttgaaaattaaatagaaaatgtattttcCAACCATTTTGGAAGttcaaagtatttttgaaaccgTTTTGATCGTTTTGAAAGATTCTGTTTCCATCCtgataatacttttaaactctTTAGAACGCAAAGTTTagaggtatttttattaatttagccaatATATTATACCATTTCTCGACCTTCCCCCCTAATCGAATTGCTCGACCTTCCCCCTAATCGAATTGCTCGACCTTCCCCCTAATCGAATTGCTCGACCTTCCCCCTAATCGAATTGCTCGCCAAATTCATGAATTCAAAAGGGTTGTATCCcctcaacattttcttcaaaacCAATGATATGAAACTTTAAGTTAAGGTATAGAGATAGTATGACGATCATCAACAAGAGATAGAAAAAAGGAATGTACAGAAAAAGTAGACGACAATGGAGGTAGTAATTGTTCAGAACATAGAACTCTATATTGtattcaaaatttcctttccCATAATCAGTATTCAAAGATTGAAGTTTCCAATACTCTGCTAAACCAATAACTCAAGTTTGCTAGATTTCTAGTTCTATGAAAAGAAAACCTATTGCCATGCTTCATAAACTGATAGAAACTGACCTTTAGTTTCTTGCTAATATATTCACATCAGGCATTCGTCTAATCTGCTTTTGTGAAGTTGAAAAGCAGGATTAACCCAAGCTCCGCAGCTGCACTGCATGCCAGCCCAGTTGAAGGAACCCAAGCGAGCTTTGCAGCCAATACACACGAGTTTCTCTTCCACGTGGCCGTCTTGTACTGTTcgatcaagaacaaaaacgaAAAAGTTAGTCGATTTTGCATACGAGTGAGTCGAAACAGAGGGAGAATGGGGTTTGTTTTGCTTAATCTTACAGGTTTCCATCCATTTCATTGGTTCAACAAATATAGAGGTGCAATCAGCTGGTTTGTTCTCCAGTCCGAGTTGATTACTACTTCTCTTACTCCACTTGAAGCTTAGTTCACCTTTTCCTCTTTCATGGGTCACTATACTCTCTTGTGTAGCAACAATTCTACGACACTTCTTACAACGATATACAACTTGAGAATTGAAGGACTCTGAACTTGAGTTATTTGCTTCAGCCATTTATGTATCTTTACAACGTTGCCTGATACACTGGGAAATAATTGGATTTTGTTAAATGAACAgacaaaaaaaaggaaaataaggCAACATAGGGGAAGAAACTTCAGCAACTTGGCCAGACAACAGATTAAAGAGCACTCCAACAAGAAAGATTGAAACTGGGACAGTATTAAGTTGTCTGtccctctttcttcttttctgtttttctatAAGAAGCGGATtgaacgaaaagagagaacaaaGCAGTCTAGAGGCTGGGGAGAGACATCCCCCCAAATGACTGCAAAAGTAATGTCATCCAATCATTTAGAATCGTTAGAATCGTaagtgtaacagctcaagtccaccgctagcttatattgtcctctttggacttttcattttgggtttccctcaaggtttttgaaacgcgtttgctagggagaggtttccacacccttctaaagaatgtttcgttctcctccccaaccgatgtggcatctcacaatccaccccccttcagggcccaagtccttctggcacttgttcccatctccaatcgatgtgggatctcacaatccacccctttcgagggccagcgtcttcgctggcacaccgcccagtgtctggctctgattcagcaaatattgtcctatttgggctttccctttcgggcttcccttcaaggtttttaaaacccgtttgctagggagaggtttccgcacccttataaagaatgtttcgttttcctccccaatcgatatgggacctcACAATAACGTCGTAATTGCAAAACATTCTCATAATCATGGACCATATAAAAGATTGTCCTCCACCCTCAAAACATTCATGGAGCACAAGATGTGAAAACATGAATTCAAGCTTGTTGAAACTTTTGACGATGAAATTGAGGTTGGAAAATGAAGTAAATTTTCGAAAGTTGATAgctaatttttattcattttatcatcTACAAGTGCTGCTACCcttcaaaaatctaaatacCTATCAGTATTAAGCACCCACAGCAAATACAACTTCAAAGAAAACCAGACATGCCCACGTCCCCTTGTCCCAAAAAACAGGTAAGAATTatcaatataataaaattcaagtttTGGCAGAAGGAAGTAATCTTCAAACAAATGCCCCATATCAAGAAATGCTAAGAACAAATTGGCATGATACAAGATTTGGTCTGTACTGCTTCCTTTAGACAGAGTAACGCTCCATTTTGATTCATGAATCTTAATCGTTATGCTCATTCAATTGTGCAATCCGCCAATCCCAATCCATCAAATCCAGGAAAAGAATGATTTTATACAGTTAGATTCCTTTCTCATAGGCTTAATTCCTACATAAAACCATTTGATCTACTCCTCCCCATTTTCGATTCTTCGGTGAATTTCGAGAACCACAACCACAAAAGACCCAAACAATTCCTCCTCCAATTCTACCACAATGCAGATTAAATAAGCTCCTAATGATAAAGAACAGCCACAGTATATTCCTCTTCCAGGTTGAAATATTATAGGTTAAAAGAGAGTCTCGGCTTCCTAATTCCTACATTAAATCATTTGAACTACTCCTCCCCTTATACGATTCTTCAATGAATTTCTAGAATCACAACCACAAAACACCCAAACAATGTCAACATTCACTACGCTACATTCAAATTCACAAATGACGGGACGGAGAAAAATATTTCCGGGCCGAAATTCGAACCATCCATTCGTTTTAAGTAGTGGGATTGAAACAACTCCGGTTACGATAAAACACGAGAATGAAATTACATGTTAGCTAGCTTTAGAAACTTGACACACCTGAGAAAAGTTTGCTGCGTCCCCGTTACAATCAAATCTTCACCCTACTGCCGGCAacgaggaggagaagaagaaggaaaatgtcgaaacaagaaaacaaatcgGTATGGAAGGCGGAGACTGTGTGTTATAAACTTTGCGGAGTTATCGGAAATCGGAGACCGAACTGAAGCGGATCTCTGGTCCGATGAATAGCCGACCACTGCACGGCGAAGCGCCCAAGCGACTACGGTGCCCTGCCTATTGCTTGCCCTTTCTAGATAGGGAAATTGcctaattaatttgaaaaagaaaaagaactctaaaaaattatttgatttttaaaaaaggaaattataaaacaatcTAACGTTTTAGGGTTTGGGGtttttctaacatttttcTAACGTTTTTGTGACAGTTCAAGCTCAGtgctaacatatattatccgctttggcctgttaggTATCGTCATAGCCTCACGACTTTAAAACgtctcaaccgatgtgggacctcacaattcacccccttggagtccaacgtcctcgctggcacattactcgatgtctgactctaatatcatttgtaacagctcaagcccactactaatagatattgtccgtttccACATTGTTATAATGAAttcttcgttcctctctctaacccATCTGGGCACTCAAAATTTTAGCAATAGTTTCTCATCTCACCATTTTCGATATTCTTCATTCTTGAAAtcgcatttttttttataaccgCAATAAAGTAGTTGAATGTTCGATTAAACGGTTGCGTTCTTGTTTGTATTTGCGACTTCTCTAAACTATCTTGTGTGCTTAAAATTTGACTCGATCGCATTTATGCTATTACCCTAAGGTATCATCGTGCAATAGTACAGTAAGCTTTAGTATCACAAACCTTATGGAATGATGCTATAGTAGTGACTATCGCATGATCACATATAACAATGGTTAATAGGATTGCAAACCGATATCTTCGTATTGACCATCTTATTATCATATACTATAATGATTATTTAGATCGCAAATGTTAAGAGTTTATGTGATCGTAATGAGCATCGTATTTTACGATGGttgtaaaaaatattgtattgTTAGGACTTACACCCTAAAGTCtcgtaattaataatttatgtttaaacattgagagttatttttattattttattgaaatatatcATTGTCTATTGTATGAAAAACTCAagattattaatgtaatcgtGAATCATGTATAGTTTAGATATGAAATGGTCACGTTCAAGAATTGTTATCGTTTTGTTAAGGAGAAGATAGACCAAATAAGCATTGTAGCAGTTTAGAGCCGAAGGTACGAAGTTGGATGAATCCTTATTCCTTCTGACTCTATTACCTGCCATGCTATCTGTTAAggatatcatatttgatattttattataagacaaatatatGTTACGAAACCGTGTCATTTTATTCCCAATCaacccttcatccttcacagaaaccctaatcttaggatcCTCATCAGCGTTCTCTTTGGAAATATATGGAATCTCGATAAGCCCATCGACCTTCTGCAGAGATTTCCCTTTGGGATATGGGCGCCGCACTAGTCTCTTCGTCAACCAAGTCAccgccgcccttctcgccaaaattggctcttTCGCCCactgtggcgactcttccaacttcaacattgtctttgtctcttgctttaggtttccccttctacttcttgggttagacatattctcgctgGAGCCAAGGCAACATCGTCGCTAAACGAAGATCCCTCgtcatgggttagacatattctcgccaAAGCCAAGGTAGCATTCCTGCTGAGTGACGATCCCTCTACAGTTTTCGATGGcaaaaaagtgtttctctacgcaCTCTGAACCaagttgttgacatcttcacgaaaagtgtttctcgacctctctttgaattttcagattcaagctttacgttcgttcaaatccgacgcttaGCTTGCGGGGGGtgttaaagatatttagtcctaaattatagtttatcatatatatcatatttgatattttattataaagcaaatatctagatatttgccttcttACCCTatgtatctttccatttatcgttattttcatttattactcttcccacatccttataatttatttgattataaatagataactttcacaccatttacgTATAGTGGATTAAGGAAACATTTTCACTATCCTTGTAATTAGGTGAAAGAACGAAGCCACTCAaccgatagggagaggagcaAAGTAGCTCGACTgtaaagaagatgaaggtGCAAAGGTAGATCCTTAACACGATTTCGGAGTTATCTTGTAAAGATGcttcaaatagctttaccttgttcaatcagaTAATCAGAAATCTCGAATTCGAGACTAATTGAATAGAAGCAAATCTTTGCGAGAAAGGGACTAGAGAGAAACCGAGTTCAAGAAGtccaataaagaaaaaggaaagaaccaaacaaacactactattaaattaaagtttgaataaataaaaaaaaaaaaaaaacatgttttgtcttatttaaaatttctccaaaaataagtttttaattattcaaaattaatttttattatatagaaATCATagtttgaaatataaaatcaagCATTAagttacttttttaattaaaaaaaaatatatatatatatatatatagatatatatatatatatattatatatatttgaatcaattttaaacattacaaaaataattttaatcattttattttgtgctTTTAAATTCCCCTTTCTTGGTGTCGAAAACcaaaaagatttatttttttaatgtatttaattCCACCTGTCTTTtccacaaataataaaataaataaataaaaactctacATTGTTGACGTGTCAGATAAaccaaatgaaattaattaaaaaatattcccaattatttataatttcctATTTGCACATTTAATAATATCAAGGgctatatattataaatttgtaacaTCACCCAATTTAGTAACTTATTCGAagactttatattaaaaaatattatttatgtgGTTCAGAGTAAATTTGAATTCTCGACCattatttatgtaaatttattttaaaaataNaaaaaaaaaaaaatatatatatatatatatatatattttcattatgaCAGTAGAGTCGTtaccaaattaattaattataaaaatgttgtaCACGTGGCTCACAACCTATCTGTatttttttgcaaaatttaATAAAGGGTCATGCTTGATAACcgtttgaaaattatatattgaaattaaaaatataacaactcaagttcaCCGTCGATAGAAAATGTGTTTTTTAGGGAAAAATttagcatcctcgttggcacaacGCTCCGTGTTtgtctctaataccatttgtaacaacctaagtctatattttagatattgtctgttttggtcggttacatatcgtcagcctcatgattttaaaacgcatctataaTGGACTAAAAATCACATCAgaacttttatattattattattattaattaaaatttaagaagaagaacaaatcaaaCACGGAAACTATAACTAATTacactttatttaaaataaaataaaaaaacatttgttaAATATGAATGAGAAAtgtaacaataataatttaaacaaaaagtaTACCAAAAAATGctttagtaattttttaaacaatatatctaaataattgagttAAATAAcagataaaatttatatttcttttttaattaaaaaaacataacaaataaaaaggtaTGAATAACCAcacaaacatttaaatataataatttcaactCTGACgctatcaaataaattttatttctacatacttaaattaattgagttaGGTCGTATTGCGagttaacatttttttgtcGAGTTAACCTGACTAATTCAATTGTACCCTACTTTTACGATTAGTaatgaagattaagaatatttaacatttataaTCAATAGTTATAATATGTTGTGACGTGTGAATGCTTGataatttaactttataagattttagttatttaacgTTACATGTATTAtagataaatatgattttttaaataaaaaaaaaaaaaaaaaaaccgacaACCGAACCtaacatgaaaataaagaacGTAGCCACGTGCACAACTACCGAATTgtcttattattataataaataaaattagctTAGTCactcttttaaattaaattttcatttttcaaatgaagTCCTCCACgtcatatcatatatatatatatatattatcataaGGTTATtgtcaaaaaatatttcttttagtgGTAACGTAGTATAATATATTATCTATggctttaaataattaatttttctttgttatttttagaaaaattgtgtcttaaaatatattaatttgattaaaaaaaattcaattattttgttgtataTCACATTTTCAACGATAAGATTAGTTGAAAGTTGTTAAAGTTTCAATGAATTTGGACTATTATCATAaagtcaaatttaataaattcttattttcaataattttaatgaattaaaaatgggcaaatttaaaataatttgattttattattattttttaatatgcaTTTTGTAGacaactttaatatatatatatatataatttcataaattatttattagtaattctttaaaatagattataactataatatatattaaaaataagtcgaaaattttaataaatgtttaaaaataaataaatatatattttactaactaaaatttttctgttattaaaaaattaaaataaccctAGAAGCAATCTATCGAGTTGAGTTGGAtatctatttaaatttataattattaactaaaatttaataaaatatccaataaatttaagggctaatttagtattttcagtcatatgattatgaaatccTTCTTAAAATGGACTTCCACTAAGCTATATTACGAAGCTTCAGTCAACAAACTGGAATCGCCTCTCTGcaattctctcattttcagCGGCACTCTGCTCGATTCTATACCTCCAAATCAATCGTTGTTCAGTTTCATCCGTGAATTGATCGGAAAATCCACCTGAGTTCATTGTATTCTCGAATTCTTTCCGATTTCCAAGCATCAAATTCTTAGAAATACAGTCTTGATTTCACTTCCAGACTTGGAAATGCTCAAATTCAAGAcgatcaagaagaagatgtGGATTTTCTCTCTGTGATTCTCCCCGATTAACCATCTATTTGCAGAAATCGTTATGGAAGGGAGGAAGAAACGATCAATCAAAGTCACGATCATCGCGAGAAGAGTTACCAGCAAGATTTTCAGCAACAGAGTCTGTGTACAACAAAGCTTCCCTCTCCATAAACTCTCCTTTTGGTTTGCCCCAACGAATCGCCCTCCTGGACTATTGTCTTCGACTTTCGGTTCGTAAGTGATTTCCTAGTAACGATTTCTCTATTGGGGTTTTTGGATTTTGCAATCTATGGCGTATTCATACGATGCGACTGCTTCAATCGACTCGTTTTTACATAGTTTAGAGAATTTTAATTGTGGATTTGTACGTGGTGGATCAATATTATCTCAGTCTTTAGTGTTGAATGGTGAGAAGGGAGGGGTTGCAAAAGCCCCAATTCTGCCGGCGAAGAAAAGGGGGTCGGAAGAGAAAGTACTTGCAGCGTTGAAGAATCATAGCGAGGCGGAGAGgc is drawn from Cucurbita pepo subsp. pepo cultivar mu-cu-16 chromosome LG09, ASM280686v2, whole genome shotgun sequence and contains these coding sequences:
- the LOC111802073 gene encoding probable inactive dual specificity protein phosphatase-like At4g18593, with amino-acid sequence MAEANNSSSESFNSQVVYRCKKCRRIVATQESIVTHERGKGELSFKWSKRSSNQLGLENKPADCTSIFVEPMKWMETLQDGHVEEKLVCIGCKARLGSFNWAGMQCSCGAWVNPAFQLHKSRLDECLM